From the Chiroxiphia lanceolata isolate bChiLan1 chromosome Z, bChiLan1.pri, whole genome shotgun sequence genome, one window contains:
- the PHAX gene encoding phosphorylated adapter RNA export protein: MALEPRCMDGDVEDGELSGSDSDMPGAGSPGQKSHDGSDPCRPFQSSISSSAPSVPYRTTKSVDSSEESCSDSDDDSCLWKRKRQKCFNFPPAKPEPFQLSQSHQKQTALRGKKVNNIWGAVLQEQNQDAVATELGILGMDGSIDRSRQSETYNYLLAKKLMKESQQKEAETLDKELDQYMHDDKKTLPVEGENGQGFLKRKRPMKDRLGERQEMKYKGRYEITEEDSEEKVADEIAYRLCEPKKDLIARVVKIIGKRKAIELLMETAEVEQNGGLFIVNGTRRRTPGGVYLNLLKNTPSIKEEQIKEIFYLENQKEYENKKAAKKRRMQVLGKKMKKAIKGLNLQEYDDASRETFASDTNEALASLDDLQEGHHEAKMESEDIIEIDNAHDLEIF; this comes from the exons aaatcaCATGATGGCAGTGATCCGTGCAGGCCATTCCAGAGCAGCATCTCATCCAGTGCACCGAGTGTTCCCTATCGGACAACCAAGAGTGTGGATTCCAGTGAGGAGAGCTGCTCTGACTCTGACGATGACAGCTGCCTGTGGAAACGGAAGAGACAGAAGTGCTTCAACTTCCCTCCTGCCAAACCCGagcccttccagctcagccagagccaCCAAAAACAAACTGCGCTGCGTGGCAAGAAGGTCAACAACATCTGGGGTGCAGTGCTCCAGGAACAGAATCAGGATGCAGTAGCCACTGAGCTTGGGATTCTAGGCATGGATGGCAGCATTGACAGAAGCAGGCAGTCTGAGACTTACAACTACCTGTTGGCTAAAAAGCTGATGAAGGAATCTCAGCAAAAGGAGGCAGAGACTTTGGATAAGGAACTGGATCAATACATGCATGATGACAAGAAGACATTGCCTGTAGAAGGGGAAAACGGGCAAGGCTTTCTCAAAAGGAAGCGCCCCATGAAAGATAGACTGGGTGAAAGGCAAGAAATGAAATACAAAGGAAGGTATGAGATAACAGAAGAAGattcagaggaaaaagtggCAGATGAAATTGCTTATCG ACTTTGTGAGCCAAAGAAAGACTTAATTGCTCGAGTGGTGAAAATaattggaaagagaaaagcGATTGAGCTGCTTATGGAAACAGCTGAAGTGGAGCAAAATGGTGGACTGTTCATAGTG AATGGCACCAGGAGAAGAACACCTGGGGGTGTTTATTTAAACCTGCTGAAGAACACACCTAGCATCAAAGAAGAACAAATCAAG gAAATATTCTATCTGGAAAACCAAAAGGAGTACGAAAACAAAAAAGCTGCCAAGAAGAGGAGAATGCAAGTTCTAgggaagaagatgaagaaagcCATTAAAGGGCTTAACCTGCAGGAATATGATGATGCATCTCGTGAGACTTTTGCTAGTGATACAAATGAGGCTCTGGCTTCCCTGGATGATCTGCAGGAGGGGCATCATGAAGCAAAGATGGAATCTGAAGATATTATTGAAATTGATAACGCTCATGATTTGGAGATCTTCTAG